One Clostridium sp. CM027 genomic window carries:
- a CDS encoding CsxC family protein — translation MENNQILHPCDNCGEIISSKTLPLSSGINITPVGINGPLVAKIPVVLGEREIQIDVEAEFRLNEPFYEIKRIKKNVYLTQCKLLPRSGVIENGVLRSGKLFISGFVRKNIEYATADCIEDKIVSGRIAHTTIDVKFTTVTEVQYVVPPIVNVRRAQTEIDLLSSCVCHDDCKETLIGKSACEQSFEDNITFTESPYCELEGVRIFEDDMNTDPIYHKTNSNVQLYNKVIEKMVVYVRVKVLQLQQVNIPYDDPVNPICTTSKYSDFCE, via the coding sequence TTGGAAAATAATCAAATTCTTCACCCTTGCGATAATTGTGGTGAAATTATTAGTTCAAAAACATTACCTTTAAGCAGTGGAATTAATATTACACCAGTTGGCATTAATGGCCCCCTAGTAGCTAAAATCCCTGTAGTTCTCGGCGAAAGAGAAATTCAAATAGATGTTGAAGCTGAGTTTAGATTGAACGAACCATTCTATGAAATTAAAAGAATAAAGAAAAATGTATATTTAACTCAATGCAAATTACTTCCAAGATCAGGAGTAATTGAAAATGGTGTTCTTAGATCCGGAAAATTATTTATAAGTGGATTTGTAAGGAAAAATATAGAATATGCAACCGCTGACTGCATCGAAGATAAAATTGTAAGTGGTAGAATAGCTCATACAACAATAGATGTCAAATTTACAACCGTAACAGAAGTTCAATATGTTGTACCACCAATAGTTAATGTTCGCAGAGCTCAAACTGAAATAGATTTATTAAGTAGTTGTGTGTGCCATGACGACTGCAAAGAAACTCTTATCGGAAAATCAGCATGTGAGCAATCTTTTGAAGATAATATAACTTTTACTGAAAGCCCATACTGTGAATTAGAAGGAGTAAGAATTTTTGAAGACGATATGAATACAGACCCTATATACCATAAAACTAATTCAAACGTACAACTTTACAATAAAGTAATTGAAAAAATGGTTGTTTATGTTAGAGTTAAAGTATTACAATTACAACAGGTAAATATACCATATGATGATCCAGTTAACCCCATTTGCACTACGAGTAAATATTCCGATTTCTGCGAGTAA
- a CDS encoding CsxC family protein, producing the protein MENNQTLHPCDNCGEVISSKTLPLSSGTTIRPVGINGPLVAKIPVVLGEREIQIDVEAEFRLNEPFYEIKRIKKNVYLTQCKLLPRSGVIENGILRSGKLFISGFVRKNIEYATADCIDDKIVSGRIAHTTVDVKFTTVTEVQYVVPPVVNVRSAQTEIDLLSSCMCHDDCKETLIGKSACEQSFEDNITFTESPYCELEGVRIFEDDMNTDPMYHKTNSNVKLYNKVIEKMVVYVRVKVLQLQQVNIPL; encoded by the coding sequence TTGGAAAATAATCAAACTCTTCACCCTTGCGATAATTGTGGTGAAGTTATTAGTTCAAAAACATTACCTTTAAGCAGTGGAACTACTATCAGACCAGTTGGCATTAATGGCCCTCTAGTAGCTAAAATTCCTGTAGTTCTCGGCGAAAGGGAAATTCAAATAGATGTCGAAGCTGAGTTTAGATTGAACGAACCATTCTATGAAATTAAAAGAATAAAGAAAAATGTATATTTAACTCAATGCAAGTTACTTCCAAGATCAGGAGTAATTGAAAATGGCATTCTAAGATCTGGCAAATTATTTATAAGTGGATTTGTAAGAAAAAATATAGAATATGCTACTGCTGACTGTATCGACGATAAAATTGTAAGTGGTAGAATAGCTCACACAACCGTAGATGTCAAATTTACAACTGTAACAGAAGTTCAATATGTTGTACCACCAGTAGTTAACGTTCGCAGCGCTCAAACCGAAATAGATTTATTAAGTAGTTGTATGTGCCATGATGACTGCAAAGAAACTCTTATTGGAAAATCAGCATGTGAGCAATCTTTTGAAGATAATATAACTTTTACTGAAAGCCCATACTGTGAATTAGAAGGAGTAAGAATTTTTGAGGACGATATGAATACAGATCCTATGTACCATAAAACTAATTCAAATGTAAAACTTTATAATAAAGTAATTGAAAAAATGGTTGTATATGTTAGAGTTAAAGTATTACAATTGCAACAAGTGAATATTCCGCTATAG
- a CDS encoding ATP-dependent Clp protease adaptor ClpS — protein MSEKRTFDEEIIIKEKIEMKIKKPSKYMVIIHNDDYTSMEFVVQVLVGVFKKQVVEATKTMFEVHKKGSGVAGIYSYDVGITKIDQAMDMCEESGFPLKLTLEEE, from the coding sequence ATGTCAGAAAAAAGGACCTTCGATGAGGAAATTATCATTAAAGAAAAAATAGAAATGAAGATTAAGAAGCCTAGTAAGTACATGGTGATAATCCACAATGATGATTATACAAGTATGGAGTTTGTTGTGCAGGTTTTAGTTGGGGTTTTTAAAAAACAGGTTGTGGAAGCCACAAAAACCATGTTTGAAGTCCATAAAAAAGGTAGTGGCGTTGCAGGTATATACAGCTATGACGTAGGTATAACAAAAATTGATCAAGCTATGGATATGTGTGAAGAAAGTGGATTTCCACTGAAACTAACCTTAGAAGAGGAGTAA
- a CDS encoding IS1182 family transposase — protein sequence MLKGQLEIKINTYHSLYSLIIPKDNILKQINDLVDFSFVYDELMINYSSSMGRGAINPIMLFKYLLLKVIYELSDEDVVERTLYDMSFKYFLNLAPEETNLINSSTLTKFRKLRLKDMNLLDLLINKTVELAIKEGVLKSKAIIVDATHTKSRYNQKSASEELLKRAKNLRKTLYGVHPGIKEELPNKVTTGVLEDILEYCKLLIDTINEKPETAANPAVKTKLNYLMEAINDDLENLKISKDEDAKVGHKTEDSSFFGYKSHLAMSEERLITAAVITTGEKSDGKELITLIEKSREAGIDVNEVIGDTAYSEKKNLEYTKENKIALISRLNPVISQGMRKKEDEFEFNKDAGLFVCPAGHMAIKKAKQGKKNVGKNQVLTYYFNVEKCKNCVHKDGCYKEGAKSKTYSVSIKSNTHKDQIEFEKSEYFKKRARERYMIEAKNSELKHQHSYDVAISSGLISMQMQGALSIFTVNLKRIIKLKSMK from the coding sequence ATGCTAAAAGGACAATTGGAAATAAAAATAAATACATACCATAGCTTATATTCGTTAATTATTCCGAAAGATAACATTTTAAAGCAAATTAATGACCTTGTTGACTTTTCATTTGTTTATGACGAATTGATGATTAACTATAGTTCATCTATGGGTAGAGGTGCTATTAACCCCATAATGCTATTTAAATATTTACTTTTGAAAGTAATATATGAATTGTCTGATGAAGATGTTGTTGAAAGAACTCTTTATGACATGTCCTTTAAATATTTTCTAAATTTAGCCCCAGAAGAAACAAATTTAATAAACTCAAGTACACTAACTAAATTTAGAAAGCTTCGCCTTAAAGACATGAATTTATTGGATTTATTAATAAACAAGACTGTAGAACTTGCTATAAAAGAGGGAGTTTTAAAAAGTAAAGCAATAATAGTTGATGCTACGCATACCAAGTCACGTTATAACCAAAAGTCAGCAAGCGAGGAATTATTGAAACGTGCAAAAAACTTAAGAAAAACATTGTACGGAGTACATCCTGGTATTAAAGAAGAGTTACCTAATAAAGTTACAACTGGAGTACTTGAAGATATTCTTGAGTACTGCAAATTATTAATTGATACCATAAACGAGAAGCCAGAAACTGCAGCAAATCCAGCTGTGAAAACTAAATTAAACTACTTAATGGAAGCTATTAATGATGACTTAGAAAATCTAAAAATATCAAAAGATGAGGATGCAAAAGTGGGGCATAAAACTGAGGATAGTTCTTTTTTTGGATATAAATCACACCTTGCTATGAGTGAAGAACGTTTAATTACAGCAGCTGTTATTACAACTGGCGAAAAAAGTGATGGAAAGGAGCTCATAACCTTAATAGAAAAAAGCCGTGAGGCTGGTATAGATGTAAATGAAGTAATTGGAGATACAGCTTATTCTGAAAAGAAAAACCTAGAATATACAAAAGAAAATAAAATTGCATTAATTTCAAGACTAAATCCTGTAATTTCACAAGGAATGCGAAAAAAAGAAGATGAATTTGAGTTTAATAAAGATGCTGGTTTATTTGTATGTCCGGCAGGTCATATGGCTATTAAAAAAGCAAAACAGGGAAAGAAGAATGTTGGTAAAAATCAAGTGCTAACCTACTATTTTAATGTAGAAAAGTGTAAAAATTGTGTTCATAAAGATGGGTGTTATAAAGAAGGCGCTAAATCTAAAACTTATTCAGTTTCAATAAAGTCAAATACTCACAAAGATCAAATAGAGTTCGAAAAAAGTGAATATTTTAAAAAACGAGCTAGGGAACGTTATATGATAGAGGCTAAAAACAGTGAACTTAAGCACCAACATAGCTATGATGTAGCAATATCGTCAGGCTTAATTAGCATGCAAATGCAAGGTGCATTATCAATCTTCACTGTGAATCTAAAGAGAATAATTAAGTTGAAAAGCATGAAATAG